Within the Plasmodium relictum strain SGS1 genome assembly, chromosome: 12 genome, the region TATGAGTACAAAAAgcaaaatagaagaaaaagtgaataaaataaatggaaAGGAAGTtatgagaaaaaaagaaaatatccTAAATTTAGAGAATGAATATGATAAAGATTCAACTAAACATTATATTacttataataatatgaatgatgatgaaaaagaaaaaatattgtatGAATTAACAAATTATGAAGTTGTTTTAGAaaagataaattataaaattgtaTCTGAATGtagattatatatattaagtagaatttcatatttaattcatctatataattttcaaaatgataaagaaaatacaaaaaaggtatttttaaattttatgcaTCATATAATTATGATATATAAGAAATGGTATTTGTATGATAGTGTAAATTGTAAGTATTTATTAgatgatttttttaataactcATTCATTGAATTCTTAGATACAGAAAAATCAtctaataaagaaaattcagaatatgaagataaaaatgaaaatatattaaaagaagaaaaaaaaaatgaaaattccAAATTAAAGAGTGAAAATTTCGTGGAGATGAAAGGTGTTTATATAAgagatttttttattttaatagaaaaagaatttcTTGTTGATATATTAAAGAATATGTCAAATGACAAATGctgtataaaattaaaaaataatataattttagagGATAGTGATTGTGTAAATGAGTATggtcatatttttattgaattgCTAAAGAAAATAAGTAATAGAATTATATGCTTCAAAGAAAATGAAGCTTTTCTAGAAGAATACTTTAACATCgtaataaagaaattattaattattgtTAAAGACGAATTTAGATATCATTGGAATAATATTACTGATTTGATAGAAAATTGTAATATTACATGCTTATTATATGTATCCTTcacttatataaataaatttttaagtaaTTTTGAGTACAAATGttatattaaagaaattGTTCAAAGTTTTTCAACATTAGAAAACAAAatgtttaataattttttagatgcttttaatcattttatttctatacgaatatataattttttttctacgaATAACTTGTTTcatgaatatatattaaataatttatttaaaattaaaaagtacATGCCTGATCATATTTTCTTTgacttttttaataaagtcTTATATAAATTAGATCAATCtgttttaacttttttaatgAACCAAAACACTTCCTTTTTGCAAAATGAaaacttttttaatacatttattaacaactcattattattaatacaaCAAATAGAAGATGcagattttaaaaataaaatttattcgATGCCTATATTACAAGagataattaaattaatgaCTGATGATATtgacaatttaaaaaaaaaaattaatgaaataaaaagtaaatatgcagatttaaaaaacaaaaataattggTTAATACAAGTTACTAAGTTGACTAATGCATTATTAAGAGATGATTCTAGTGATGATTTTAATTCTTCACAAGTAAATTATGAAGAAAacgaagaaaataaaaaatatcaaatttcattaaaacatattaaatttttattattaagaaGACCCGATATTAAAACAATTGTAGAAAATTCTGTTGTTATTCAAGAATTCATTGAATattgaattttatttttattttatatattatactttttttaatttatatatgaacACAAGATATTAAgacaaaatttaaatgaaaattttattataataaaataaaaataatatttgagAAAACACATATAAGTACTCGTTAGAGATATTTAAAGCAATACAAAATTCtattaagaatatatatatatatattcaagtAATGGAATGCacagtttttttttacaaaatttttcaattactatttttttaatatttttttagttatacaattttttttttgattctattttttttttttttttttttttattttctaatatttctttaatttgctttaatttgttttttgtagttttaaattatttcctTGAAgatcattttttcttttttcaataagatttttcataaaatactCTCCTGCCTTATATGATGATCTAACTAATGGACCACTAGCTATATATTTGAAACCCATTTTTAATCCTTCTTCCTTATAATAATCAAATAATTGCGGAGATATGTATTCAACAACATTCAAATGATTTTTAGTTGGTCTTAAATATTGACCAAATGTTATAACATCAATATCGTTTTCTCTTGCATGTTTCATAGCTTCTAAAACTTCTTCTTTTGTTTCTCCTAAACCTAACATAACACTAGTTTTTGTATACAATTTTGGATTAATTTCTTTagctttttttaaaacaaataaagaTTGTTCGTAATTCGCTCTTTTATCTCTTACATATTTTTGTAGTCTTTTAACTGTCTCAATATTGTGTGCATACACATCCAATCCACTTAACGATAATCTTTTAATAGAATCTACATTGCCTTGAAAATCAGAAACTAGGCATTCAATTAAGATATCTGATCTTGAAAACTTAATTAATTCAACAGTTTTAGCAAAATGATCAGCTCCACCATCAGGTAAATCATCTCTATCAACTGATGTTAAAACAACATAATTTATATCCCATTCACATATAGCTTTAGCTGTATTAAATGGTTCATTGATATCCGGTGGTAATGGTTTTGGTGATGTTTTTATTGAGCAAAATTTACATCCTCTTGTACATGTATCACCTAACAACATTATTGTTGCAGTACCAATATTCCAACATTCTCCAATATTAGGGCACTGTGCTTCTTCACAAACAGTATgaagttttaatttttttaaatctttttttaacttaCTATATTTCGCACCTGCTGGAGCAGGGACATGAAACCAATCAGGTTTTTTCTCAGGCATTTTATTTCCCACTTTTggtattaataatttatcattACTAACcgcatttttattatatgtgtaattttttttttcatttttagtGCCATCTAATGTTGTATATTCTGAACAGCTCTTATTACTTTTGGTATTGTCCATATGCTCATTTATACATTCGTTATGTATACTTTTTACATTATATACATAAcatttcatataatttacactatttttataattgaatttattttctttctttaaaaagtcctttatatatgtttttttttcatttccatTTTGGATATAATAATAGGAGAGCTGTTTTGCACtcctaaaattttttatcttgtcacattttatttttagaaaaactaaaaaaaagatatatatgtAAACACATATCATGCAAAAATACAtgttttttacatatatatgtatatatatataaattacaaataaaataaatatttaaaaaagaaaagagaactaaaaaaaaaaaatcataaaaatatcataGTAGTATCTATACTCACATATTCaaatttgaattattaaaatataagcaATAAAATTCATGCTTTTAAAAGActttttaaaacataaattttttatttaaattaatttcatGTAAAactatgatttttttttttaatttataagatatatatacttaataGCAAATGgattatatctttttaattttgttacggttttaagatatattttattttattttttttaatttatttttttttatttttattttactttttttttttttcctttaaataataatgcataaaaaaaggattttattaaaaataaataaaaattaaagaaatgtCTAATAAAGGAGATTTTaatgtttatatttatattccaGGTTTCaataaaattgaataaaattattgtaaAATACAATtagaatattatttatatataaaaatttttatataagtatacatttttttttaaaataaattaatttattttttctcttattATAGTAACGTATAatgcaaatataaaaaaaaggtcTGAATATTGTTATGATATTCTGtttaaattaatagaaaaacAGTATATTATATGTAATGATAAATCAAACCATAATATTATTCTTAGTAAACAAAgcaatgatataaataaagaagaatttttaaaacacaTTTACTATCAAATAGATGATTTAAATACCGATAAAAAAGTTCAGACTAATAAGGAAACAGTTACTGAAGAGCCTCCACACATAACTATTGTTGGTTCTGTTCAGATAAAGAGGCACATGATTTCTTCATTTCTTAAtaaagtaaaagaaaaattaaaaaatcagaattggtaaataaaaatttaaaaataaagataattatttatataattaataattaaaaaaagaaagtgaGAATCTATGTATGcaagaataaatatatatactaagaaaaatatatatatacatatatatttatgaatgTGTGTTTTATTAATCTAAATTTCAAaatcatataataaaataattaaaaaataataattgaaaatattacgtatttatatatatatctttcctttttttttttttaaagtttttatttattttttaaaaagagcgttgatttatataaaagtCAAAAGAATACAAAGTATTTTTGTTCATATACTGTAAGCGATGAGCAACAAAAGTTACATTTAGATcctttaataaagaaaataaatgaaattttaaataattttgatcTAAATAACAATTATGTAAATAGAATATGTCATATGTCGTTGGCTTATACCGATGTTAGTTTAGAAGtgattttagaaaaaaataaattaaatataaaggaTACGTTTTGGCCTAATATAAGTGAAATAATAGTTGATAATAGTTCAGATTTTAGTTCAGATGATTTTTACATTTACGTTGATTGTATCCA harbors:
- the LipA gene encoding lipoyl synthase, putative; protein product: MYFCMICVYIYIFFLVFLKIKCDKIKNFRSAKQLSYYYIQNGNEKKTYIKDFLKKENKFNYKNSVNYMKCYVYNVKSIHNECINEHMDNTKSNKSCSEYTTLDGTKNEKKNYTYNKNAVSNDKLLIPKVGNKMPEKKPDWFHVPAPAGAKYSKLKKDLKKLKLHTVCEEAQCPNIGECWNIGTATIMLLGDTCTRGCKFCSIKTSPKPLPPDINEPFNTAKAICEWDINYVVLTSVDRDDLPDGGADHFAKTVELIKFSRSDILIECLVSDFQGNVDSIKRLSLSGLDVYAHNIETVKRLQKYVRDKRANYEQSLFVLKKAKEINPKLYTKTSVMLGLGETKEEVLEAMKHARENDIDVITFGQYLRPTKNHLNVVEYISPQLFDYYKEEGLKMGFKYIASGPLVRSSYKAGEYFMKNLIEKRKNDLQGNNLKLQKTN
- the USB1 gene encoding U6 snRNA phosphodiesterase, putative, with amino-acid sequence MSNKGDFNVYIYIPVTYNANIKKRSEYCYDILFKLIEKQYIICNDKSNHNIILSKQSNDINKEEFLKHIYYQIDDLNTDKKVQTNKETVTEEPPHITIVGSVQIKRHMISSFLNKVKEKLKNQNCFYLFFKKSVDLYKSQKNTKYFCSYTVSDEQQKLHLDPLIKKINEILNNFDLNNNYVNRICHMSLAYTDVSLEVILEKNKLNIKDTFWPNISEIIVDNSSDFSSDDFYIYVDCIHICIGNKLYKIHLKNFNNLNFLESDDSYISSE